GACCCCACGGGTGGACAGCAGGGTATACAGCTCTGGGGTGACCGGCTGGAGTTGGCTGGAAGGGGCGGGCAACAGGACAGTGGGGACAGCGTATACGTATTCCATCTCGGGGTATTTTAACGGAAGGGGCTTTGCCCCGCCGAGGGCAAAAAAGCTTTGGCTAAAGCTTTTCGGAAAAACAAATCCCCTTGACTCGTTTTTATACGTATTGCAAGATGCTCTCGGCTCTCGGCTCTCGGCTCTCGGCTCTCGGCTCTCGGCTCTCGGCTCTCGGCTCTCGGCCTCAAGGCAATTTAATAACCCGTGCCGTCCCCTCCAGAGCATCAAACGTCCAGAGCTTCCCGACCAAGGGTGTCCCCAGTCCAGTCAGGATTTTCAGGGCCTCCAGAGCCATCATGCTGCCTGCGATGCCCAGCATGGGGCCAATGACGCCGATGGTGTCGCAGTTGTCTTGTGTTGGGGGGGGCTCAGGAAAAATCCTTCTGAGGTTCCGTTCTGGTGTGAACACACTGAGCATGGCTTCAAAGCTCTGGGCTGCACTCCACACCCAGGTTTTTCCAAGCTTCACACAGGTGTCGTTGACCAGATAACGGGTGGCAAAGTTGTCTGCGCAGTCGAGCACCAGATCAAACCCAGAGATGACCTCCTCGGCCTGCTCTGGAAGCAGTTTGTTCAGGGTTTTGATTTTGATTTGTGGATTGAGTTGCTGCAGTTGGCTGGCGGCCACCCGGGTTTTGGGTTGTCCGATGTCTGCACTGCGGTACAGGATCTGCCTTTGCAGGTTGCTGAGGCTCACCACGTCAAAGTCACACAGGCCGATGGTGCCCACCCCAGCGCCAGCCAGATAGGTCATGGCGGGGGTGCCCAGTCCTCCGGCCCCAACCAGCAGCACAGAAGACCCGAGCAGTTTCTCTTGATGCTCTGGGCTGAAACCCTCCAGCAGGAGTTGACGGCTGTAACGCTGAATCTCGGGACGGGTCAACATGGGTTCAGTCAGAATCTCCCTTTCCTCTGCGAATCATGATGTTGGCCAGTGCGCTGAAGATGCAGAACACCACAATCACAGGGATCAGCCAGGTCATGGCTCCGGGTTGGTCTTTGAACACATAAATCAGTACACCAATGGTGATCAGGCTGCTCATGATTTGTGCAATGGTGATGAGGGTGGTTTGATTCATGGCTGCATTATAGTAGAGCCTCAGTTCTCTGCGCTGGTTCTTAAAGCTTCTGCGGGGCTGACTTTGGCTGCACGTCTGGCCGGCAGGAATGCAGCCAGAATGCCGACCACTGGACTGGCCATGATGGCAATCATGAACAGGGTCACAGGATACACCGGACTGACCCGGTATCCGGTCAGGCTGTTGGAAGAGGCGGTGATCACCTGACTGAGCGCCAGACCCCCGAGCACACCCAGCAGGGTGCCCATCACCACCACCACAATGCCTTCGGTGAACACCGAGCGCATGAGTTCTTCGCGTTTGAGTCCCAGAGCCCTCAAGACTGCCATTTCATGCATGCGTTCTGAGAGGTTCATTCCAAGGGTGTTGGCGACCCCCAGAGCAGCAATGATGACCGCCAGAACCAGCAAACTGTTGGTGCTGCCAAAGAACCGACTGGTGGTGTCCAGAATGGCTTTTTTGTAGTCTTCGTTGTACTGGATGTCCAGATACAGATTGGGGAAGGTCTTCTTGAGGTCCGCTCCCAGAGCTTTGGGATCCTGTCCGTTTGCAGTGAGCACGTAAAGCTCGGGGGATCCTCCGCCAAACAGGGCAAGGTCGCGGGTCGAGGCAATGAAGGTTTCTCCGGCACTGGTGTAATCAATCACGATGCCCAGCACTTTGAATTCCGTCCAGCCTTCGGTGGTTCTCAGGGTGACCCGGTCTCCGGGTTTCACGTTGTAACGGTCTGCAATGGTTCCAGAGGCATAAACGGCCCGACCTTTGTAGAAATCCTGAATGGTGCTTTCCAGAGAACCTTCCACAAATTGCAGTTTCCCTGCCCCGATGGATGGATCGTACCGCTCTGGATCGGTGAGCACGATGCTGGCATTTCGGGGTCTGCCTGAAGGGGGTTGGTAGCGGGCAATTCTCACGCCCACGGCACTGATTTCGGAGAGGTTGGGGTATTTTTGCTTGAGCTGGGCTTTGAAATCTGCAGGAAAAGGGGTGGCTGCAGCCACGAACATGTCTCCGATGATGGTGGTTTCCACCCACGATTCAATGCTGCGGTTGATGCCTGAGACCATTCCACCCACGCCCACCGTCAGACCGATGCCCAGAGCCACTGCACCAATCGCCACCCCGTTTCGGGCTCTGGACCGCAAAACCGCTCCGAGTCCCAGTCGTGCTGGAACCCCCATCAGGGAGGTGAGGATGGGTTCAAAAACCTTGCGTGCAGGATAGAGCAAACTCGGGGCCACCAGAGCGATGCCCACAAAGGTCAGGGCCATGGAGGTGC
This genomic stretch from Deinococcus misasensis DSM 22328 harbors:
- a CDS encoding HesA/MoeB/ThiF family protein — translated: MLTRPEIQRYSRQLLLEGFSPEHQEKLLGSSVLLVGAGGLGTPAMTYLAGAGVGTIGLCDFDVVSLSNLQRQILYRSADIGQPKTRVAASQLQQLNPQIKIKTLNKLLPEQAEEVISGFDLVLDCADNFATRYLVNDTCVKLGKTWVWSAAQSFEAMLSVFTPERNLRRIFPEPPPTQDNCDTIGVIGPMLGIAGSMMALEALKILTGLGTPLVGKLWTFDALEGTARVIKLP